The following coding sequences lie in one Spinacia oleracea cultivar Varoflay chromosome 1, BTI_SOV_V1, whole genome shotgun sequence genomic window:
- the LOC110792476 gene encoding ABC transporter G family member 32 isoform X2 has product MMRSYSESENPIAESSSESQIHLEQEREQEDDDSHKWVALKRSPTYHQARISLFKTVSGDVSQVDITKLGKDDPELFFTRLRQRFVAVGLEFPKVEVRFKHLKVNALVHVGNRALPTIPNVIFNMSEAFLGRIGIFRGKRVKLSILNDVSGIIRPSRLTLLLGPPSSGKTTLLLALAGRLGPGLKTLGKVSYNGYELNEFIPQRTSAYVSQRDWHMAEMTVGETIEFSRRCQGAGFKHDMVLELLRREKRSGIQPDEDLDILIKALALGEQKTSLYAEYIMKILGLDICADTLVGDEMLKGISGGQKKRLTTGELLVGTSRVLLMDEISTGLDSSTTHQIIRYLRHSTRALEDTTVISLLQPDPETYELFDDVILLCEGQIVYQGPREEALEFFTYMGFRCPERKNVADFLQEVISVKDQRQYWYPGCYYQYVPVEKFVEAFRSFRLGCKLSRELAIPFDKRNNHPAALSTSSYGVGKIELLKIGFSWQMLLMKRNVFLYIFKYTQLLLITLIIVTVFFRKAMHHNTLEDGSIYLGAIYFTINMNLFNGFMEVPMLIQKLPVLYKHRDLSFYPSWVYTLPSWILSIPSSFLESAIWVGITYYLVGFDPEITRCLKQFFLVFLLNQMSIGLFRVMASLGRNLVVANTFGSFAMLVVMALGGFILSRDSIPKWWIWGYWVSPLMYAQNAASVNEFLGHSWDKKAENSTLSLGEMLLKARSLFPESYWYWIGVGALFGYMILFNILLTLFLTYLNPLGMRQAVISKEKHQHQNQEEDQENSAIELGDFLQKSFSFTGKEMKKRGMVLPFQPLSMAFSNISYYVDVPVELKQQGVSREKLQLLDDVTGAFRPGILTALVGKSGAGKTTLMDVLSGRKTGGTIKGSIYIDGYPKRQETFARISGYCEQDDNHSPCLTVHESLIFSAWLRLPLRADQKTQRRFVDEVMELVELTSLSGALVGIPGVDGLSTEQRKRLTIAVELVANPSIIFMDEPTSGLDARAAAIVMRTVRNIVDTERTIVCTIHQPSIDIFESFDELILMKQGGKLIYAGPLGNRSRELITYFEAVHGVPRIQPGYNPAAWILDVSSPAEESRLGIDFAEVYLSSPLFWQNKQMVERLSKPDLDSFELCFPTKYSRSFLSQFLACLWKQNLSYWRNPQYTAVRFFYTIIISLMFGTMCWKFGSKRGTQQDIFNAMGSMYAAVLFIGITNATAVQPVVSVERFVSYRERAARMYSPLAFAFSQVTIEFPYVLAQSVVYSGIFYYMASFEWNLLKFAYYLYFMYFTLLYFTFFGMMSIAVTPNHNAAAIISAPFYMMWNLFSGFMIPQMRIPVWWRWYYWANPIAWSLYGLLTSQYGTIDDPVMLSDGVQSVPLKQFLKDEYGYKHDFLVIAAIVVPSFCVVFAVTFGYAIKSFNFQRR; this is encoded by the exons aTGATGCGGAGTTACTCAGAATCAGAAAACCCAATTGCAGAATCAAGCTCAGAATCCCAAATTCATTTGGAACAAGAACGAGAACAAGAAGACGATGATTCCCACAAATGGGTAGCTTTAAAGCGCTCACCCACTTACCATCAAGCCAGAATTTCCCTTTTTAAGACTGTTTCTGGTGATGTTTCTCAAGTTGATATTACTAAACTTGGTAAAGATGATC CTGAACTGTTTTTTACCAGATTAAGACAAAGATTTGTCGC TGTAGGTTTGGAATTTCCTAAGGTTGAGGTGCGATTTAAGCATTTGAAGGTGAATGCTCTTGTCCATGTTGGAAATCGAGCATTGCCAACAATTCCCAACGTTATCTTTAATATGAGTGAG GCTTTCTTGGGAAGGATAGGCATTTTCCGTGGAAAAAGGGTGAAATTGTCTATCTTGAACGATGTTAGTGGGATTATAAGGCCTTCAAG GTTGACACTGCTTTTGGGTCCTCCAAGTTCTGGGAAGACCACTCTTCTTTTGGCCCTTGCTGGACGTCTTGGGCCCGGATTAAAG aCATTGGGGAAAGTAAGCTACAATGGATATGAACTAAATGAGTTCATCCCTCAGAGGACTTCTGCTTATGTCAGTCAAAGAGATTGGCACATGGCAGAGATGACAGTTGGAGAAACTATAGAATTTTCTAGACGTTGCCAAGGAGCCGGATTTAAACATG ATATGGTTTTGGAACTTCTACGGAGAGAAAAGAGATCTGGGATACAACCTGATGAAGATCTTGATATACTAATTAAG GCCCTCGCGCTAGGGGAGCAGAAAACAAGTCTATATGCAGAATATATAATGAAG ATTTTAGGATTGGACATTTGTGCGGATACACTGGTGGGAGATGAAATGCTCAAAGGAATTTCTGGAGGGCAAAAGAAGAGACTGACAACGG GAGAACTGCTTGTGGGTACATCCAGAGTGCTTTTAATGGATGAAATATCCACAGGCCTGGATAGTTCAACCACTCATCAAATCATCAGATATCTCAGGCATTCCACCCGTGCTCTAGAAGATACCACTGTCATCTCTTTACTTCAGCCAGATCCTGAAACATACGAATTATTCGATGATGTTATTCTTTTGTGTGAAGGCCAGATTGTTTATCAAGGACCACGCGAGGAAGCTCTTGAATTTTTCACATATATGGGGTTTAGATGTCCAGAAAGAAAGAATGTTGCGGATTTTCTACAAGAA GTAATATCGGTAAAAGACCAAAGACAATACTGGTACCCTGGTTGTTACTACCAATATGTGCCCGTGGAAAAGTTTGTGGAAGCTTTTAGATCATTCCGTCTTGGCTGTAAATTGTCCAGGGAGCTTGCTATTCCTTTTGATAAACGTAACAATCATCCAGCTGCTCTGTCAACTTCTTCATATGGTGTCGGGAAGATTGAGCTTCTGAAGATTGGGTTTTCTTGGCAAATGTTACTAATGAAACGAAATGTATTTCTATACATATTTAAATACACACAG CTTCTTTTGATTACTCTCATCATTGTAACTGTATTCTTTCGGAAAGCTATGCATCACAACACGCTTGAGGACGGGAGTATTTATCTTGGAGCTATCTACTTTACAATAAATATGAATTTATTCAATGGTTTCATGGAGGTTCCAATGCTGATACAAAAGCTTCCAGTTCTTTACAAGCATAGAGACTTGAGCTTCTATCCTTCCTGGGTTTACACACTCCCTTCTTGGATTTTGAGCATTCCATCCTCATTTCTTGAGAGTGCTATTTGGGTAGGAATTACTTATTATTTGGTTGGATTTGATCCTGAAATAACAAG ATGCCTGAAGCAGTTCTTTCTAGTTTTCCTTTTGAACCAGATGTCAATTGGCCTCTTTCGAGTAATGGCATCCTTAGGAAGAAATCTGGTAGTCGCTAATACTTTTGGATCTTTTGCAATGCTAGTTGTTATGGCTCTAGGAGGATTTATCCTGTCAAGAG ACAGCATCCCTAAGTGGTGGATTTGGGGTTATTGGGTTTCCCCATTGATGTATGCTCAGAATGCCGCTTCTGTAAACGAATTCCTAGGGCATTCATGGGATAAG AAAGCTGAAAACAGCACATTATCTTTGGGAGAGATGCTCTTGAAGGCAAGGAGCTTGTTTCCCGAGAGTTATTGGTATTGGATTGGTGTTGGTGCATTATTTGGATATATGATTCTATTTAACATCCTCTTGACACTTTTCTTGACATACCTTAACC CCCTTGGAATGCGTCAAGCTGTCATCTCCAAAGAGAAGCATCAACATCAGAACCAGGAAGAGGACCAAGAAAATTCCGCTATTGAACTAGGAGATTTTTTGCAGAAGTCATTCTCATTTACTG gaaaagaaatgaaaaagagaGGCATGGTTCTTCCGTTTCAACCTCTTTCTATGGCTTTTAGCAACATTAGTTACTATGTGGATGTCCCTGTG GAACTTAAACAGCAAGGTGTATCGAGGGAGAAGCTGCAGCTGTTAGATGACGTCACAGGGGCATTTAGACCAGGAATCCTCACTGCATTGGTTGGCAAAAGTGGTGCTGGAAAAACAACTCTCATGGATGTCCTATCTGGTAGAAAAACTGGTGGAACTATTAAAGGGAGCATTTACATTGATGGTTACCCTAAAAGGCAAGAAACATTTGCGAGGATTTCTGGTTACTGTGAACAGGATGACAATCATTCCCCATGCTTAACAGTACACGAATCACTGATTTTTTCTGCTTGGCTTCGGCTTCCTTTGCGTGCTGACCAAAAAACACAAAGG AGATTTGTGGATGAAGTTATGGAACTTGTGGAACTTACCTCATTAAGTGGAGCTTTAGTGGGTATACCTGGTGTTGATGGACTATCCACTGAGCAAAGAAAACGGTTGACAATTGCTGTTGAACTGGTAGCAAATCCTTCTATTATATTCATGGATGAGCCCACTTCTGGACTTGATGCCAGAGCTGCCGCTATTGTTATGAGAACAGTACGAAATATTGTGGACACTGAGAGGACAATTGTTTGCACTATCCATCAACCCAGCATAGATATTTTCGAATCATTTGACGAG CTCATATTGATGAAACAGGGAGGGAAATTGATTTATGCTGGACCCTTAGGAAACAGATCTCGTGAGCTCATCACGTATTTTGAG GCAGTTCACGGAGTTCCCAGAATCCAGCCTGGTTACAACCCTGCCGCCTGGATTCTGGATGTATCATCTCCTGCAGAAGAAAGTCGCCTAGGAATCGACTTTGCAGAAGTTTACCTATCATCACCTCTGTTTTG GCAAAACAAACAAATGGTTGAACGTCTCAGCAAGCCTGACCTGGATTCTTTTGAACTATGCTTCCCTACTAAATACTCTCGGTCATTCCTCTCCCAGTTTTTAGCTTGTCTCTGGAAACAAAATCTCTCCTACTGGCGAAACCCACAGTACACTGCTGTTCGATTTTTCTACACCATCATCATCTCATTGATGTTTGGAACAATGTGTTGGAAGTTTGGTTCAAAAAG GGGTACCCAACAAGATATATTTAATGCCATGGGATCGATGTATGCAGCTGTTCTTTTTATTGGAATTACAAATGCCACGGCTGTGCAACCAGTTGTCTCGGTTGAACGATTTGTTTCATACAGAGAGAGAGCAGCAAGGATGTATTCTCCTCTAGCATTTGCATTTTCCCAG GTAACAATTGAATTCCCTTATGTATTGGCGCAATCAGTCGTCTACAGTGGCATATTCTACTACATGGCATCATTCGAGTGGAACCTCCTGAAGTTTGCCTACTACTTATATTTCATGTATTTTACATTACTGTACTTCACCTTCTTCGGGATGATGAGTATTGCAGTTACACCTAACCATAATGCTGCTGCCATCATTTCTGCTCCGTTTTACATGATGTGGAACCTCTTCAGTGGATTCATGATCCCTCAGATG AGAATCCCAGTGTGGTGGAGGTGGTATTATTGGGCAAACCCGATAGCATGGAGTTTATACGGCCTTTTAACATCTCAATATGGGACCATAGATGACCCAGTGATGCTCTCTGACGGAGTTCAATCAGTGCCTTTGAAACAGTTCCTGAAAGATGAATATGGGTACAAGCACGACTTCTTGGTCATTGCTGCTATTGTTGTACCCAGTTTCTGTGTGGTCTTTGCCGTGACTTTTGGTTACGCCATCAAATCCTTCAACTTCCAAAGGCGATGA
- the LOC110792476 gene encoding ABC transporter G family member 32 isoform X3, which translates to MMRSYSESENPIAESSSESQIHLEQEREQEDDDSHKWVALKRSPTYHQARISLFKTVSGDVSQVDITKLGLEFPKVEVRFKHLKVNALVHVGNRALPTIPNVIFNMSEAFLGRIGIFRGKRVKLSILNDVSGIIRPSRLTLLLGPPSSGKTTLLLALAGRLGPGLKTLGKVSYNGYELNEFIPQRTSAYVSQRDWHMAEMTVGETIEFSRRCQGAGFKHDMVLELLRREKRSGIQPDEDLDILIKALALGEQKTSLYAEYIMKILGLDICADTLVGDEMLKGISGGQKKRLTTGELLVGTSRVLLMDEISTGLDSSTTHQIIRYLRHSTRALEDTTVISLLQPDPETYELFDDVILLCEGQIVYQGPREEALEFFTYMGFRCPERKNVADFLQEVISVKDQRQYWYPGCYYQYVPVEKFVEAFRSFRLGCKLSRELAIPFDKRNNHPAALSTSSYGVGKIELLKIGFSWQMLLMKRNVFLYIFKYTQLLLITLIIVTVFFRKAMHHNTLEDGSIYLGAIYFTINMNLFNGFMEVPMLIQKLPVLYKHRDLSFYPSWVYTLPSWILSIPSSFLESAIWVGITYYLVGFDPEITRCLKQFFLVFLLNQMSIGLFRVMASLGRNLVVANTFGSFAMLVVMALGGFILSRDSIPKWWIWGYWVSPLMYAQNAASVNEFLGHSWDKKAENSTLSLGEMLLKARSLFPESYWYWIGVGALFGYMILFNILLTLFLTYLNPLGMRQAVISKEKHQHQNQEEDQENSAIELGDFLQKSFSFTGKEMKKRGMVLPFQPLSMAFSNISYYVDVPVELKQQGVSREKLQLLDDVTGAFRPGILTALVGKSGAGKTTLMDVLSGRKTGGTIKGSIYIDGYPKRQETFARISGYCEQDDNHSPCLTVHESLIFSAWLRLPLRADQKTQRRFVDEVMELVELTSLSGALVGIPGVDGLSTEQRKRLTIAVELVANPSIIFMDEPTSGLDARAAAIVMRTVRNIVDTERTIVCTIHQPSIDIFESFDELILMKQGGKLIYAGPLGNRSRELITYFEAVHGVPRIQPGYNPAAWILDVSSPAEESRLGIDFAEVYLSSPLFWQNKQMVERLSKPDLDSFELCFPTKYSRSFLSQFLACLWKQNLSYWRNPQYTAVRFFYTIIISLMFGTMCWKFGSKRGTQQDIFNAMGSMYAAVLFIGITNATAVQPVVSVERFVSYRERAARMYSPLAFAFSQVTIEFPYVLAQSVVYSGIFYYMASFEWNLLKFAYYLYFMYFTLLYFTFFGMMSIAVTPNHNAAAIISAPFYMMWNLFSGFMIPQMRIPVWWRWYYWANPIAWSLYGLLTSQYGTIDDPVMLSDGVQSVPLKQFLKDEYGYKHDFLVIAAIVVPSFCVVFAVTFGYAIKSFNFQRR; encoded by the exons aTGATGCGGAGTTACTCAGAATCAGAAAACCCAATTGCAGAATCAAGCTCAGAATCCCAAATTCATTTGGAACAAGAACGAGAACAAGAAGACGATGATTCCCACAAATGGGTAGCTTTAAAGCGCTCACCCACTTACCATCAAGCCAGAATTTCCCTTTTTAAGACTGTTTCTGGTGATGTTTCTCAAGTTGATATTACTAAACTTG GTTTGGAATTTCCTAAGGTTGAGGTGCGATTTAAGCATTTGAAGGTGAATGCTCTTGTCCATGTTGGAAATCGAGCATTGCCAACAATTCCCAACGTTATCTTTAATATGAGTGAG GCTTTCTTGGGAAGGATAGGCATTTTCCGTGGAAAAAGGGTGAAATTGTCTATCTTGAACGATGTTAGTGGGATTATAAGGCCTTCAAG GTTGACACTGCTTTTGGGTCCTCCAAGTTCTGGGAAGACCACTCTTCTTTTGGCCCTTGCTGGACGTCTTGGGCCCGGATTAAAG aCATTGGGGAAAGTAAGCTACAATGGATATGAACTAAATGAGTTCATCCCTCAGAGGACTTCTGCTTATGTCAGTCAAAGAGATTGGCACATGGCAGAGATGACAGTTGGAGAAACTATAGAATTTTCTAGACGTTGCCAAGGAGCCGGATTTAAACATG ATATGGTTTTGGAACTTCTACGGAGAGAAAAGAGATCTGGGATACAACCTGATGAAGATCTTGATATACTAATTAAG GCCCTCGCGCTAGGGGAGCAGAAAACAAGTCTATATGCAGAATATATAATGAAG ATTTTAGGATTGGACATTTGTGCGGATACACTGGTGGGAGATGAAATGCTCAAAGGAATTTCTGGAGGGCAAAAGAAGAGACTGACAACGG GAGAACTGCTTGTGGGTACATCCAGAGTGCTTTTAATGGATGAAATATCCACAGGCCTGGATAGTTCAACCACTCATCAAATCATCAGATATCTCAGGCATTCCACCCGTGCTCTAGAAGATACCACTGTCATCTCTTTACTTCAGCCAGATCCTGAAACATACGAATTATTCGATGATGTTATTCTTTTGTGTGAAGGCCAGATTGTTTATCAAGGACCACGCGAGGAAGCTCTTGAATTTTTCACATATATGGGGTTTAGATGTCCAGAAAGAAAGAATGTTGCGGATTTTCTACAAGAA GTAATATCGGTAAAAGACCAAAGACAATACTGGTACCCTGGTTGTTACTACCAATATGTGCCCGTGGAAAAGTTTGTGGAAGCTTTTAGATCATTCCGTCTTGGCTGTAAATTGTCCAGGGAGCTTGCTATTCCTTTTGATAAACGTAACAATCATCCAGCTGCTCTGTCAACTTCTTCATATGGTGTCGGGAAGATTGAGCTTCTGAAGATTGGGTTTTCTTGGCAAATGTTACTAATGAAACGAAATGTATTTCTATACATATTTAAATACACACAG CTTCTTTTGATTACTCTCATCATTGTAACTGTATTCTTTCGGAAAGCTATGCATCACAACACGCTTGAGGACGGGAGTATTTATCTTGGAGCTATCTACTTTACAATAAATATGAATTTATTCAATGGTTTCATGGAGGTTCCAATGCTGATACAAAAGCTTCCAGTTCTTTACAAGCATAGAGACTTGAGCTTCTATCCTTCCTGGGTTTACACACTCCCTTCTTGGATTTTGAGCATTCCATCCTCATTTCTTGAGAGTGCTATTTGGGTAGGAATTACTTATTATTTGGTTGGATTTGATCCTGAAATAACAAG ATGCCTGAAGCAGTTCTTTCTAGTTTTCCTTTTGAACCAGATGTCAATTGGCCTCTTTCGAGTAATGGCATCCTTAGGAAGAAATCTGGTAGTCGCTAATACTTTTGGATCTTTTGCAATGCTAGTTGTTATGGCTCTAGGAGGATTTATCCTGTCAAGAG ACAGCATCCCTAAGTGGTGGATTTGGGGTTATTGGGTTTCCCCATTGATGTATGCTCAGAATGCCGCTTCTGTAAACGAATTCCTAGGGCATTCATGGGATAAG AAAGCTGAAAACAGCACATTATCTTTGGGAGAGATGCTCTTGAAGGCAAGGAGCTTGTTTCCCGAGAGTTATTGGTATTGGATTGGTGTTGGTGCATTATTTGGATATATGATTCTATTTAACATCCTCTTGACACTTTTCTTGACATACCTTAACC CCCTTGGAATGCGTCAAGCTGTCATCTCCAAAGAGAAGCATCAACATCAGAACCAGGAAGAGGACCAAGAAAATTCCGCTATTGAACTAGGAGATTTTTTGCAGAAGTCATTCTCATTTACTG gaaaagaaatgaaaaagagaGGCATGGTTCTTCCGTTTCAACCTCTTTCTATGGCTTTTAGCAACATTAGTTACTATGTGGATGTCCCTGTG GAACTTAAACAGCAAGGTGTATCGAGGGAGAAGCTGCAGCTGTTAGATGACGTCACAGGGGCATTTAGACCAGGAATCCTCACTGCATTGGTTGGCAAAAGTGGTGCTGGAAAAACAACTCTCATGGATGTCCTATCTGGTAGAAAAACTGGTGGAACTATTAAAGGGAGCATTTACATTGATGGTTACCCTAAAAGGCAAGAAACATTTGCGAGGATTTCTGGTTACTGTGAACAGGATGACAATCATTCCCCATGCTTAACAGTACACGAATCACTGATTTTTTCTGCTTGGCTTCGGCTTCCTTTGCGTGCTGACCAAAAAACACAAAGG AGATTTGTGGATGAAGTTATGGAACTTGTGGAACTTACCTCATTAAGTGGAGCTTTAGTGGGTATACCTGGTGTTGATGGACTATCCACTGAGCAAAGAAAACGGTTGACAATTGCTGTTGAACTGGTAGCAAATCCTTCTATTATATTCATGGATGAGCCCACTTCTGGACTTGATGCCAGAGCTGCCGCTATTGTTATGAGAACAGTACGAAATATTGTGGACACTGAGAGGACAATTGTTTGCACTATCCATCAACCCAGCATAGATATTTTCGAATCATTTGACGAG CTCATATTGATGAAACAGGGAGGGAAATTGATTTATGCTGGACCCTTAGGAAACAGATCTCGTGAGCTCATCACGTATTTTGAG GCAGTTCACGGAGTTCCCAGAATCCAGCCTGGTTACAACCCTGCCGCCTGGATTCTGGATGTATCATCTCCTGCAGAAGAAAGTCGCCTAGGAATCGACTTTGCAGAAGTTTACCTATCATCACCTCTGTTTTG GCAAAACAAACAAATGGTTGAACGTCTCAGCAAGCCTGACCTGGATTCTTTTGAACTATGCTTCCCTACTAAATACTCTCGGTCATTCCTCTCCCAGTTTTTAGCTTGTCTCTGGAAACAAAATCTCTCCTACTGGCGAAACCCACAGTACACTGCTGTTCGATTTTTCTACACCATCATCATCTCATTGATGTTTGGAACAATGTGTTGGAAGTTTGGTTCAAAAAG GGGTACCCAACAAGATATATTTAATGCCATGGGATCGATGTATGCAGCTGTTCTTTTTATTGGAATTACAAATGCCACGGCTGTGCAACCAGTTGTCTCGGTTGAACGATTTGTTTCATACAGAGAGAGAGCAGCAAGGATGTATTCTCCTCTAGCATTTGCATTTTCCCAG GTAACAATTGAATTCCCTTATGTATTGGCGCAATCAGTCGTCTACAGTGGCATATTCTACTACATGGCATCATTCGAGTGGAACCTCCTGAAGTTTGCCTACTACTTATATTTCATGTATTTTACATTACTGTACTTCACCTTCTTCGGGATGATGAGTATTGCAGTTACACCTAACCATAATGCTGCTGCCATCATTTCTGCTCCGTTTTACATGATGTGGAACCTCTTCAGTGGATTCATGATCCCTCAGATG AGAATCCCAGTGTGGTGGAGGTGGTATTATTGGGCAAACCCGATAGCATGGAGTTTATACGGCCTTTTAACATCTCAATATGGGACCATAGATGACCCAGTGATGCTCTCTGACGGAGTTCAATCAGTGCCTTTGAAACAGTTCCTGAAAGATGAATATGGGTACAAGCACGACTTCTTGGTCATTGCTGCTATTGTTGTACCCAGTTTCTGTGTGGTCTTTGCCGTGACTTTTGGTTACGCCATCAAATCCTTCAACTTCCAAAGGCGATGA